The genomic region atattataaaagaacgGTGTATTAATCGAGGGAGAGTTGTATGATACCTTTGttgtataagaataaaaaaataaaaaattaacaaaatgaaataaattaagcccaataATTAAGTTGGAAGTTGGACAGATTGTGTAAGTGATTAATTATTGacaaattattacttaaagttcaattatttgtttgttgaCTAATGAATAaagctattttattatttctctaAAAAGTAGACCTCACTTTCTTGCTTTGCTATTCTCTTAGTTcccaaaaaagcaaaaaacagAATTTCTCCATTTTGTGTGGGCAGAAAATGAATTctcacaaaattaaatgataagcTACAATTTACTATCTTCAACTATActttaaattgcatttaactccctaaattaataaaaagttacacTTACCTCACtgaattaattagtttgataAACTTTAAAtcaatgttaaaatattattttaattagaagaaaaaagagattctaattaatttttttttaaaagtaaataatataacataatttattcaaattaaacataaaataatgatttgaTGTTGATTTAAGGTGGAGTtgttaattgttttaatattaacttgaatttattaaagttttaattaattttcctattatttttattaagtataattttcgTACTTCCAATCAAAAAGTTAATTTGACAATGATCTAAGgtgaaaaattttctaaatacgttaacaacaaaatattatccaattaattaatttaggaaagtatataattgtcacaatttattaatttgaaataataaatgcaaCCTGCATTATAGTTGACGAAggtaaaatgtatttatttagagagagagagagagagagaggaattCGAATCTGTTTGGTCAAGAAAACCTCAAATGGAACATCTGAATTAATCTCTTCCTCCCATATAAACCCTGACAAAAATCACATGTCCATGCAGACAATCTTAGACCCACCCATATACCCATCCCACATGGAAGTGTGAGAAAACAAGACCTGTCCCCACagctctctctttctctctcttcatctCCCTCCTCATTCAGCTTCAGCTATGATTTAAAACTAAACATCTTCTTGGAATTTAATAGTGGGTTTTGCCAACTTTTACTCTCTTTATCATTCTTTGGTTCTACACATGGATGATGGACCATACTTCCATTCAACAACTAACCATACAAGCTCTTGTGGGCTGTCTCCGTTTTGTTGTTTATTGGGCATTCTGTTAAGGGTATTTCTCAAGAATGTCTGTATTTGGATCTGGAAAGATTCCCCCCTCGCTGTGATGTGTTGTATTTCAGTTTCTTGATTGCTTGAATGTTGTGTGGCAAAGTTGAGGTGTGGTTATTGGTTGGGTGTTTGTCTTAGTTCTTTGGGTTGTTATTGTGGAAAATTGCTTGGTTTATGCTATGGAGAACAAGCAAGTTGCTTGCTTTGGCTGAAAGGATTGGTTTGGGGTATTGGGctttgtttgtgtttgtgtttgattttgtagCAAAGTGAGAAATATTGGGGAAGAAGGGCATTGTGAAACTTGGTATTTCTGTTGGAAAAAGCTGGAGTCTTGATGTGGAGACAATCCCAGTGATGCTTAatcaagtgaattttgactaatattcCTGTGAAGGAAGTGCAGccaggatatatatatatatatatatatatatatatgtatatgcataTTTATGGAATTGAGAGAGATTATGTTAGTCTTTTGCAGCTTGAAATTCTTGTCCTAAATTATCTTATCTTGGAGGCTTTATAATTCTTTGCTACTGAAAACAGGGCAAGTTTTGTTTTGGAATCTATTGGTGATAGTTAACATGGTGAGCAGCTACACATCATAGTATTTGAATGTAATTAGACATTTTAGAAAGTTGTGGGAGTGGAGATGGCAGCAAAACTGTTACATTCTTTGACAGATGAAAATCCAGATTTGCAAAAGCAAATAGGATGTATGACTGGCATCTTTCAACTGTTTGATCGACAACATATGCTTACCAGTGGTAGGCGCATTCTTGGCGACAGCCCAAAAAGGCTTCTTCTCCCTGGTATGCTTCACATGCTTGTAGCTCCATGTGGTTTATTACCAAGAAGATTTTGGAACTTATCTTTTGGGCTTTCTTTGACAGTGATGTAACTGATGTATATATGATCTACTTTGATTTATGACCACATGATTGTGGAAACTATGCATCACTTATTATGCTACTTGTTCTGTTCATTATCCTTCTATTTGACTTTGAGTTTTGCTCTACAGTATCTATGTCATAGTTGGTCATGTCGTTCTTTTCGGTGTAGAACGTTATGTTTCTCATGGCCTCATAAGGGCACATATCTCAGCACCAAATGCCACTGAAATTTTGCAGGTAATTCCCACTTCAGTGGTAGTACTTTGGAACGAGAGTCTGCTAATGCACATCTACAATCTGCATCAACGGTATGGCTTctgaaattttagtttcttGTCTTGTATGAGAGCTTGTTATTTTGTCTATGAATGTAATTGACTATActggaaaaaataatattatgttgcTTTCTTGTTTATCTCATTATGGGGTGCAGCAAATTCTTGTATGGTTAGTGTCAGGGTTGTTAAATGATGAAATACACAAGCGTTCATCAAATACCAGGGGAAAATGCAAAGTATTCTGTTCTATTGGAATTCTGCAATGGCCCTATTGAGTTAAAACCAAGCTGCCTCCACCTTGTCATAATGTTGAGCTAAACGAACGACAGAGCATTATTCTTGGAATTTCATGtttgtattatttgtatatgtgATACCACTCTCATTTTTACagaaagaaattagaaaagttcAATTGGTTAGCTCATAGGAGAATGTTTGCTGAATCTTAGAAGCCACTAGGAGGAAAGTTGCCTATTCTGGGGCTGGTGATCTGCTGGTTTGTGAGACCAGAGTGGCTTGAACTGCAGTCTTCCTTCATTGATGTAGACTTGTCGCACTAAGTAATTTTTCAGATGctaatatgaattaatatcaGGGATGTTTTTGAAGATGTAATAAATGGATACACTGTATTTTAAGCTTTTCAGACGAGGGGTGATTTCAGAAAGTTTTGGCCATAACCTCTATGGATATctcataatatatactatttcaTGGTGATCTTTGTCATGAAAAATTCGGAATCAAACTCATGAGCTTTTAAAGttgctattttcttttgcAGGAAAAGCATTTGAACAAGAACATCCAAGAAAAGCAAAGATTCTCCACTGAATCATCCAGAGCTTCTTTCTCCTCTTCATCTCGCtcatcttctttctcttctcttgaCTGTAATAGAGCTACTCAATTGGAACCTGCATCCTTTGACAGAATAATTTTTCCTGAAACTCCTTCAAGAGACCCAACAATGAGCCTCCAAAATTCGTCTCCACAATTTAGTCGTCAAAGCCTTGATCTTCGTGATTTTGTGAAGGATTCCATGTACAGGGAAGTTCCAGGCTTATCTAGTAAAGCTAAAACCACAGATGAGACAGCGGATCCTAATAGAGACACGCCAAGACCGAAGTCCAAAATCAGTAATGGTTCTCATGGCTCACGTATTGACAGACGGCAAAGCGCGCCTGCTGATCTCAAGGAATCTGATAGAATTATCACAAAACTTCAAGAACCACCTTGGTATCATGATGAACCTAGAGAACTTTTGAGATCTTTATCTTACCATGCAAATGATACgtcatcattttcaatatcaaaagATGCCCCTAGGTTTTCTTATGATGGAAGGGAAGTAAACCGAGCACCCTTTGACTCACGGGACATTTCAAAATCTACCCCAAAGCTTAAAGACCTACCAAGACTTTCATTGGACAGTCGGGAGGGATCAATACGGAGTCTGACTTCTGATTCCAAATCCAgctttttcttgaaatccaTGCAGAAGAATAATGCTGATTTTGATGGTAAAGTTCAGAGTCTGCAACAAACACCTGCAAACCAAGCACGGCCTCCAAGTGTTGTAGCAAAGCTGATGGGCTTGGAAACGTTGCCTGATGCTGTTTCATCCAGTGACGCCAACTCTGGTTCAAGTAGGAATAGTCGAGATGAAGgtcttattaatatatcaaggTCACTTGACAAAAAGGATCCAAGCCAGAGTCAACTATCAAATTCCTCAAAGAACCTGTGGAAAGAGCCTGGCTCGCCGCGTTGGAGAAACCCCGATTCTTCAATGAGACCTATGTCACGATTTCCAATTGAGCCAGCACCATGGAAGCAGATTGATGGGACAAGGAGTTCCCAGAAACCAGCCTCCAGAATATCGAGAGCTCCAGCCAAGGTTCCAACCACATTTCCTTCTGTTTACAGTGAGATAGAGAAGAGATTGAAGGATCTTGAATTCACGCAGTCTGGAAAGGACCTCAGAGCACTCAAACAGATACTGGAAGCAATGCAGTCAAAAGGATTCTTGGAAACCCAGAAAGAAGGACAGGGTTCAAGTTTCACCGGTCGTAAAGACCATGATCAAAAACTTTCGAGTTCTAAACATGAAGACAGATCAGGAAACAACCGCAAGCTGCAGGCTGATCAAGTTATTGCTTCCACAAAGAGGACAACTGGTTCTTCAAGACATCATGAGTCTCCAATTGTGATCATGAAACCAGCTAAGCTTGTTGAGAAATCTGGTATACCTGCTGCTTCTGTAATTTCACTTGATGGCTTATGTAGTCTGCCCAAACTTCACAACAATGAGTTTGCTGATAATATAAAGGGTTTCAGCAGCAGAACAACTAAAGATCCAAGTTCTAGATCTAGTCAACGGGACAATGCTGTAAATTCTGTCAATCTGAGAAATGGCACAACCCCAAAAAGCACACAGGTGTCAGCAAGATCACAACAAGATGGCACTGCAGGGTTGGGGAAGAGTTCAGGATCCATCAGTCCAAGAATGCAACAGAAGAAACTTGAGACGGAAAGAAGATCTCGACCACCAACCCCTCCTGATTCAAGCAAATCAAGAAGACAGTCAAACAAGCAACAAGGGGAGTCAAGTTCTCCAGGTGGACGACGAAGACCTAAACATCCCAGCTTTCAGAAAAGTGATGATCAACTTTCTGAGGTCAATGTTGAATCAAGGAATCTGAATTACCATGAAAATGAGAATTCATTCCAATCAAATGAAAGTGTCATTCGAAGCTCCATAAACACAGTAGTGGTTAGTTCAGAAAGATCTCCTGGCATAAACAGTTGCCAGAGTCCACCCATGAAGGCTTCTGATATGTATGGCTTGGTAGAAAAGGTTGGTGCTTTCTATATCCTGTATCCAATTGCTTTGTCCTATTCATTTGATAACTTGTTTCATGATTTACTTCAGAAATCTACTCTAACATTGAGGGATGAAGAGTCGGCAGAGTTTGGTTTCATACCTCCTGAGTACTCCAGTCCTGTCTCTGTACTAGCAAATGTAGTATGTAAAGACGATTCACCATCTCCTATAAAGTATGTTGGAAAGGCCCTCAAAGGTAATTCTTATTCTATTGTTTGAGTTACATATTTGCATCTAATTTATTCCATTCTGCTACATTTTTAAAGAGAGGCCTCTAGTTACTACCTTGATCTCTTTGGTAGTAACATGCATCAATGCTCACGTTTCTCTTTCTACTGCTGTCAACCTTTCTTTTCATCTCATTCTGTCTCCAGTTCAatctgttttttcttctttccatttacaattttttccttcaacTTCTTATGATATTTATACTGTTTTTATCATGAATTTGATAAACATAACATGATATTTCTattgtactatttataatatctacAGAAAAAAGCAGCAGCATGGATGTcaaaaaatttggtatttACCACAAGAATGTGTAGTATTAAacagtttcttttatttttgtgcacACAAAGGTTTAATAGTTCACCttttctactttttgtttGCATTGTATACATTATGTTCGCCTTTGCTTATCAGTAACAGAGATGTCAATTCTCTCTTATTTCATGAAGCTAATATCCATTGATAAGCACTTGAGCTGTAGGTTGGAgctgtaatattttatgtacGACAATATTAATGTAGTTGgaattaatcaagaattaaaaatgtctaaaattagtttaatttgcAATGCTCTGTTGTAGGAAACATCTGTGCATGCTGCACGGCTTTGTAACCATTGATACCATGCTtagtttaataaaaacttTCCCATAAAAAACTGTATCATCCTTTCTCTGCATGGAGATAAAGTAGCAGAGTCTTCTCCATCAGATAGAAACATGGAGGTCCGTTCCATGCATCTATgcattgatatattattatcaGTGACCAGCCTCCTGAGAGTTGCTCTCAACCTTTTGTTTCTGGGTTCCCTTTGTCCCCACGAATGCAAAGAAACTAGGAAAACAAAAGTGAGAATAGTAGCATCAAGAAACATCCGTCATATTACTTTTCAAGAAGTAAAGATTACTCAACTATGAGGTGTTTCTGGTAATGGTCAGAGATACTGCTTTATGCTGCTATCGAAGAGTTTTAGCTTCATGATTGGCTCTATGCAATTTTCTAGTACTACACACAAGATCATACTATGCATTAGAGCAGTGATTGAAGCAAGAGCATTAAGAGCGTTGTCAACGTCGTACCTTTTCTCGTTATCACATGATagtatctaattaattaatacttatttCACAGTGGATGTTTCCATGGATGACGAGAGGGATCCAAATGCTCTTGAAGGAAGTCCCGCCAATAGTTTCATTCCCATCTCCATGGAAGCCAGTTCTACATCTGAAATCAACCGAAAGAAACTTCAAAACATCGAAAACTTAGTTCACAAGCTCAAACGCCTCAACTCCTGCCATGATGAAGCACGTACAGACTACATTGCCTCTCTGTGTGAGAATACTGATCCAGACCACAGATACATTTCTGAAATTCTATTGGCTTCTGGACTCCTGCTTAGAGAACTTGGCTCAAGCATAAAAAATTTCCAGTTTCATCCATCAGGCCATCCTATCAACCCCGAGTTGTTCCTCGTCTTGGAACAAACAAAGCCAAGCACTTTACAAGAGGAGCAATTCATCACCGAAAAGGCGAGTCTGTCGATGATAAAGGAGAAACTTCACAGGAAGCTCATTTTTGATGGTGTTAACGAGATTCTTGCCCGCAAATTAGCTTCAACAGGTCCATTTTCAGAGCCTTGGTTGAGGCCCTCTAAGCTAGCTACGCAGACCTTGAACGCACAGAAGCTTCTCAGGGAATTGTGTTGCGAGATTGAAGAGCTTCAGGCTAAAAATCCCGAATGCAGCTCTGATGAAGTGGATGACAGATTGAAAAGCATCTTGTGCAAGGATGTGATGCGTTGGTCTGAAAGATGGACAGGTTTTGATGAGGAAATCTCGGGTGCTGTCCTCGACATTGAGCGGTTGATATTTAAAGATTTAGTTAATGAGATTGTGATTGGCGAGTCTTCTGGTTTGAAAACCAAACCTGGCCGGCGTAGAGTCTCCCAGAAGTAGTTTCCATATCATTATTGATCATTCCTTCCTTTGCCAGTTTCTCTCTTGATTACAATTACGTTTGTTCAGgtaaaaattgatttgttaacAAACTCGCTGCTTTCATTGTAAAGGAAACCTCTTTTTATTGGAGTGTATGCCATGTTTATGCAAGTTGACATATTTGCTGAGAATTAGCTTTGACATTATCTGGGCTCCTTTTCTTCTACTTCTTTAGTCTGCAGTTCTTACAACTTTGGTCATCATATCATCAGTTTTCTTCCTTATCTTCAATTTTTGCCTCTTCTTCATAGTAAGGAAAAGAGGGCTCAAAGTGCAAGTGCAGCTAACTAAAAATCACTAAGCGTTGAATACTTCATCCACTTTGTGTCATTTTCAGCTGTGAATGGTCTGGTGGTAAGGCATTCAGCTGCTTATTTCCAAGACTCTTTTGACAACAGTAAAAGAGTTCAAAATGATGGTGCTATATAATAGATAGGGTTCGTTATACTTAGATTCCTTTGACATgcgaaattatactttttccaaagaagttttaaaattgcatttacacCCCCTCTAAAAATCTATTAATTACACCTAATGCCTTTTCGTTAGGTTTGACAAAAAATGTTGATGTTAgcgaaaaaaatatacataaattttcaactttatacgtcatttaacattcctatgtaataattttgtactcgtaaagaaaaaatttaatgatgcTAAactcactccatatatatatcactttataagtacaaaaatatatatgaaaatattaaattaggaaaaaaataaaaatttttatgtaattttcttttactaatgtaagcattttttgtccaaatcctAATAGAATGAGTCAAgtgtaaataaagaattattagaggGGATACAAGTATGATATCAAAGcttctttaagaaaaagtgtGAAATAGATTTAAGTGACTCCAATGGATATGTTCTTCTAAAGGACGGACAATTACTCACTAGCACCACATGCTTCCATAGCATAGTGGTATTGCGTTCGCTTCGTAAGCGAAAGGTCGCGAGTTCGATCCTCGCTGGgagctttttctcttttatggTCTTCCAAGAAGATCAACCCCGGAACAGTTTTATTTGCTGATATATGAGAGCTCTTTATATTGGATTGAAGCTCTTTGTCACTATTAAAACAGACACTGTAATTTATGTTGGTATccaaattttaccaaaaatattactCTGGTACTTGAATATCTACTGTGTCACGGCATTCCAGTATCCGACATAGACCCTTCATTCacatctcaattttttaatagctTCCAACGAGCGATGAGGATCGACAAAGGTAAAACTTAGTACTACATACCACCATCGAGAAAAAGAAGTTTCTCCTTTCTAGCGCTGATTTTTGCCAGCTTCTCACTTCAGTACGAGGTTTGGGAGTGATCTAGAAGGTTGGGTTTATTGCTTTATAGCTAGGATATATAATAGCTTGGTATAGGATTTGGGATTTTGATAGTTGAAATAATTTTCgttgatattttttcctcgaagtttacttttttaactttttctaaaacatcttataatttgtataagaTTAACCCACACATACAcgcattctctctctctcgcacacacacaccctcaCACGCACTCTTTCtctcacacacatacacatacttTCCCTCTCGCTCCCTCGGATTTTAAAGAGTTTTattgctatttaatttttttttcgtatttgaccaaaaaaaatgcattattatgtaataataaattattataattaaaaataaaaagaattttctattaatattatatataatgaaaaattataaattcaagatGCTATAAAATACAACTAGAAATAAtcattgataaatatatatatatatatatatatatatatatatcagcaTATATCTATGTTAATATTCGACAAgcaaaaatttagataataattcatcgttttttatttttaagaaaagatattatctattaaatttttatttagagttaaaCTAATGTGAACTATTTGtgaaagtatttttaaaatatttaaatataaagggctgcttttctttatatataatcaccTTGAATTTGGTGATGACATTCAACTctaacttattatatataatcaccttgaattttctttttgtaataaaaatattcttaataaaaGGTCATTTCTTTAGTTTGATtccaattaattgaaattgaaatatttaagatttatatttgtataaaactataatttatatgtcacaataaagaaatttcaataaattaattatattatgcaatgaaattttttgttgctaaatttggttatattttacttatttttgtgaaattttctAAATCGTGTGACGAAATCTTTATCAAGAAATTTTCGAAGTTTCTACCAAAGTCAGCTTCGAATTTTTGCTACACGAATATTCCTTTCTAATTTagcaacaaaatattttgacaccgtcattctggaaaaAATTTCGACAGCCTTTTAGAGAGTTTGGAGCCCATCCCCATCGTTGTAATTACTCTAACTCGATTAATCCATCCGAATTAGTTTCTATTTTCTCCTCATTGGCGCTTTCATTTAAAGGAAGGTCCTCAAATTGATAAATGGGTACTAAATCACCATAGTAAACTACATCTAGGATATCAttcgtggcttcaaattttcttaattcaccATATTTCTACGGGCAATCTGGAGATATATGACCTTCTACTCCTTAGGTCTAGCAGTTGCAGTCCTTGAAACTTTCGTTGGCTCAGGTTTGGATTCGTTTGAAAGTTCTCCTTGTAGGGGTATTTCCAATAGATCTTCCATCTATTCTCCTAcatccttgggatgaaactCTTATTGGTCCAATTTCTGCCAGATTTGTAGGTTCTGGAGTTGGatttggaccaccatgatcgcCTTTGGAAGGAGGTTTGCCTGGAACTCCTGGGGTAATTTTATTGGTTTGAACATTGACTAAGTCTACAATCTCAAGTTAGGAAAAAGATTCAGCCAATTCTTGTAAATCTGAAAGATCTGCCCTCATTACCttcattattttatggatTTGATGGCTTCAATGATCGTCTCTTGTCTTTGGCTTTGGAATGTCCATTGCATTTCCCTTCTaatgtagaagaggtactgatCAAAGGACATCCCTGATCAGCTCCTGTTTAGATTTGGATGTTTCAGGGCTTTccctcttatttttctttagacCTGCTGCTTCTATATATCTTTAGATCTGTAAGATCCTTATGTAGATATGGAAAGATACTAATGATCTCGTCCATCTTTTGGTTCAaagtttctattttcataggtatatggatcAACCTATGTCTATACTCTTAAACTGTCTTCTGAATTTCTCTTAGATCTTGAGAGATCTTCGAGATATCCGGCACGAGTTCCTTCCAATCAATccctttaattataatttgtagaACTGTACTGGTGAAGGAAATCACCCGCTCTGTTTCTCCTTGCTAGTAATCTACCATGGATTTCGGTTGAGTGTATGTTTTTCACCGTGTTTCCTGGTAGCACTTTTTGGATCTAGTGAATTCTCCACCATTCTTCTTATTCCTCCTCAGAAAGAGGTACAAGATTTGGCTTTGTGGCTTTTTTTAGAATTCTTAAGACGGAAttctttctctgtttttcCAAGATCTGAAAATACTCCTGGTTGTCACTCAAACCCTCATTCGGTGTCTGGAGATAATCTTCTCCCTTCCCTAGATATTCCATAAAGAAATTCCATCCTCGAtctttcaaaatctaaaaGTATTCCCTATTGTAACTTAAACTTTCATCCAATTTCATTCTCTTAAAGAGTCTCTTTCgtttgtagaaaaaatatctaaatgtaatataaacaaatatttcttcaataaacatAGATTTTGATACCATTCTAGGTAAACATGATGCagctaaatattaaaatagcgAAACATGACTAAACTGCTCTTTTTAAAGCTATAAAGGGGTAAATTGTCCATAATTTGTTCAGATTTAGTCGGAAGGCAATAACTGCCAtgttttttaaagttatagtgCAAAATTGCAAGGGTCAAACTTAGAGGCTTAAAATGCTACCCCTTAGTTACAGgtcaatttttgcaattaaccctaaaactatatattattttttttccacacggaaattaatatattaaacacatctttttacttaaaaacaaaataaccaAGCCAATACAAACACACCCacaccctaaaccctaaagcTCAATGATCTCGACCATAAATTTCTCAAAGTGAGTTTGAGcttaagtttcaaaatttgcaAACATTGGATTCATATTTGATCGAATTATTTACACCCCTGCTTACATGTATGCCTATTTTAACTTAAAGTGAATTATATTGATTCCTCTTAAAATTAGACTCGAAGAACCAAAGTTCTCTGAACTTTGCAAAATCACAGGAGCACGCCCCGTGAATAGATGTTAGCGTAATGTATTTTAGGGTGTATTTATGTAAACTTTCAGTATTAAATAGgggaaatatttgtaattactaATATGAAGGAgcgtattataattttataaagagtCAATTACACTTAGAACCCCACTAAAAATACGAAATTGGACTTTCCTCCAAAGATTTTGTAGAATTACACTTGCACCCCCTctgaaaaatttattgtttacacATCACCCTCTTATTTTAGggtttgaataaaaaatgctaactttcgtaaaaaaaaatattttataaatttctaattttacactttatttaacattttcatgcaataattgatgttaacctcactccacacacacacacacacacatatatatatatatatatatatattacatttataactttatcagtataaaaatatacatataaatattaaataagggataaaattaaaaaatttatgtatttatttttttttgttaaattcaatattttttatccaaattctAATAGAAATGGGtcagatataaataaaaaaaattctaaagtagcataagtttaatttgaaaacttaTTTGAAGTAAAATGTAATTCATATTTTGAGTTGGAATTTAAGTAGAATTAACACTTTCACAAAAAATAggatctatttatatatttgaaccTAAGTTGATGGAATAGTGTGAATGTAATTTATGGTAGTAACTTAATTAGAGGACCACTGGACAAAACTTTTTTCCACTTTATAgcgggtggggtggggtggggtggtctcatgcatgcatgcaagTTGGCAGTGTGATGGCcttgtttaaatttatcttgGATCTTGTGACACAGTTAGTTTCATATCTACAGAACCTGTCCCCATCCCATCACATCACTCCCCCAACTCCTTAATATcaccttctttctttttcatcatcatcCATCCATCTAATGTTTTCAAATTCAGACCAACTCAAAAGGTCCCACCACTCGAATCGCCACCCCCACCCAACCCAGATACCAGATTGGTCGAAATTAGAAAATTGGAggagccaaaaa from Sesamum indicum cultivar Zhongzhi No. 13 linkage group LG3, S_indicum_v1.0, whole genome shotgun sequence harbors:
- the LOC105157995 gene encoding protein LONGIFOLIA 1: MAAKLLHSLTDENPDLQKQIGCMTGIFQLFDRQHMLTSGRRILGDSPKRLLLPGNSHFSGSTLERESANAHLQSASTEKHLNKNIQEKQRFSTESSRASFSSSSRSSSFSSLDCNRATQLEPASFDRIIFPETPSRDPTMSLQNSSPQFSRQSLDLRDFVKDSMYREVPGLSSKAKTTDETADPNRDTPRPKSKISNGSHGSRIDRRQSAPADLKESDRIITKLQEPPWYHDEPRELLRSLSYHANDTSSFSISKDAPRFSYDGREVNRAPFDSRDISKSTPKLKDLPRLSLDSREGSIRSLTSDSKSSFFLKSMQKNNADFDGKVQSLQQTPANQARPPSVVAKLMGLETLPDAVSSSDANSGSSRNSRDEGLINISRSLDKKDPSQSQLSNSSKNLWKEPGSPRWRNPDSSMRPMSRFPIEPAPWKQIDGTRSSQKPASRISRAPAKVPTTFPSVYSEIEKRLKDLEFTQSGKDLRALKQILEAMQSKGFLETQKEGQGSSFTGRKDHDQKLSSSKHEDRSGNNRKLQADQVIASTKRTTGSSRHHESPIVIMKPAKLVEKSGIPAASVISLDGLCSLPKLHNNEFADNIKGFSSRTTKDPSSRSSQRDNAVNSVNLRNGTTPKSTQVSARSQQDGTAGLGKSSGSISPRMQQKKLETERRSRPPTPPDSSKSRRQSNKQQGESSSPGGRRRPKHPSFQKSDDQLSEVNVESRNLNYHENENSFQSNESVIRSSINTVVVSSERSPGINSCQSPPMKASDMYGLVEKKSTLTLRDEESAEFGFIPPEYSSPVSVLANVVCKDDSPSPIKYVGKALKVDVSMDDERDPNALEGSPANSFIPISMEASSTSEINRKKLQNIENLVHKLKRLNSCHDEARTDYIASLCENTDPDHRYISEILLASGLLLRELGSSIKNFQFHPSGHPINPELFLVLEQTKPSTLQEEQFITEKASLSMIKEKLHRKLIFDGVNEILARKLASTGPFSEPWLRPSKLATQTLNAQKLLRELCCEIEELQAKNPECSSDEVDDRLKSILCKDVMRWSERWTGFDEEISGAVLDIERLIFKDLVNEIVIGESSGLKTKPGRRRVSQK